In Mycobacterium sp. 050128, one genomic interval encodes:
- a CDS encoding SDR family NAD(P)-dependent oxidoreductase — translation MAVVTGAGRGLGRAYAQLLASRGAKVVVNDVGGSLDGAGADAGPAEQVVAEITAAGGAAVACGASVATREGGAAIIAAALETFGRIDILVHNAGNVRRGSLKDMSYEDFDAVLDVHLRGAFHVVRPAFPLMCAAGYGRIVLTSSIGGLYGNHNVANYAAAKAGVIGLSNVAALEGAAEGVRCNVIVPAAVTRMAEGIDTSAYPPMGAELVAPVVGWLAHESCTVTGELFIALAGRVARAVVAESPGVCRSSWTIEDVGSHLDAIRYVEAPLIFPVAPDGHDEHIRYSFDLAQRSNELHGSNDQGALHG, via the coding sequence GTGGCCGTGGTGACCGGGGCCGGTCGCGGGCTGGGCCGCGCCTACGCGCAACTGCTCGCCTCACGCGGGGCGAAGGTGGTGGTCAACGACGTCGGCGGCAGCCTCGACGGCGCCGGGGCCGACGCAGGTCCGGCCGAGCAGGTGGTCGCCGAGATCACCGCGGCCGGGGGAGCGGCCGTCGCGTGTGGCGCGTCGGTCGCGACCCGAGAGGGCGGCGCGGCGATCATCGCGGCCGCTCTCGAAACCTTCGGCCGCATAGACATTCTGGTGCACAACGCCGGCAACGTCCGGCGCGGCTCGCTGAAGGACATGAGTTACGAGGACTTCGACGCCGTGCTCGACGTGCATCTGCGCGGCGCGTTCCACGTGGTGCGGCCGGCGTTTCCGCTCATGTGCGCGGCAGGCTACGGCCGCATCGTGCTGACGTCGTCGATCGGCGGCCTGTACGGAAACCACAACGTGGCCAACTATGCCGCCGCCAAAGCCGGTGTGATCGGGCTGTCTAACGTCGCCGCGCTCGAGGGCGCCGCCGAGGGTGTGCGGTGCAACGTGATCGTGCCGGCCGCGGTGACACGGATGGCCGAAGGCATCGATACCTCGGCCTATCCGCCGATGGGTGCGGAACTCGTTGCACCCGTGGTGGGTTGGCTCGCGCACGAGTCGTGCACGGTGACCGGTGAACTGTTCATCGCGCTGGCGGGTCGGGTGGCGCGCGCCGTGGTCGCGGAGAGCCCGGGCGTGTGCCGGTCATCGTGGACGATCGAGGACGTCGGCAGCCACCTGGATGCGATCCGCTACGTCGAAGCGCCGCTGATCTTTCCGGTCGCCCCGGATGGCCATGACGAGCACATCCGCTACAGCTTCGACCTGGCTCAGAGGTCTAACGAACTACATGGCTCAAACGACCAAGGAGCGCTCCATGGCTAG
- a CDS encoding thiamine pyrophosphate-binding protein, with protein sequence MTVPVYKRILDLFEAEGVNTLFGIPDPNFVHMFAEADARGWSVVAPHHELSAGFMAEAASRMTGNPGLCIGTLGPGMANIAGAIQCALVENSPVIFLGGQRARVTERRVRRGRIQFVQQEPLFAASVKYSSSIEYADQTDEIIHEAIRKAMSGTPGPCYVEFPSHVILEELDVAEAPPPRTYRLVNQGAGTREVAEAVKLIREAKSPVLLVGHGVHTTRTQQQVRELAELMACPVIQTSGGTSFIPGLQERTFPYLFSPAANDAVEESDLCVALGTELGEPMHYGRTQHWAGNNANRKWVLVEQDPTAIGVNRPVDVALVGDLRGVVPQLVAALKDSARKPTPALATLVEKDAKELADVAESAPSGRSPIHPARYVVEATKAFNELEDGIMVRDGGATVIFGWTYSQSKPRDVIWNQNFGHLGTGLPYAVGASVAEGGNRPVMLLTSDSAFLFHIAELETAARQNLPLVCVVGVDHQWGLEVGVYKRTFSQPSPQPGVHWSKDVRMDKVAEGFGCHGEYVEKEEEIGPAIARAYASGKVGVVHVCIDPKANSEEMPKYDRFRTWYAEGTQ encoded by the coding sequence ATGACCGTGCCCGTTTACAAACGCATCCTCGACCTGTTCGAGGCTGAGGGCGTGAATACACTGTTCGGCATCCCGGACCCGAACTTCGTGCACATGTTCGCCGAGGCCGATGCGCGCGGGTGGTCGGTGGTCGCACCGCATCACGAACTGAGCGCGGGATTCATGGCCGAAGCGGCGTCGCGGATGACGGGCAACCCCGGACTGTGCATCGGCACCCTGGGCCCGGGCATGGCCAACATCGCCGGAGCGATCCAGTGCGCGCTGGTGGAGAACTCGCCGGTGATCTTCCTCGGCGGGCAGCGGGCCCGCGTCACCGAGCGCCGGGTGCGCCGCGGCCGCATCCAATTCGTACAACAGGAGCCCCTTTTCGCCGCGTCGGTGAAGTACAGCAGCTCGATCGAATACGCCGACCAGACCGACGAGATCATTCATGAAGCCATCCGCAAGGCGATGTCCGGCACCCCGGGTCCGTGCTACGTCGAATTCCCGTCGCACGTCATCCTCGAGGAACTCGATGTCGCCGAAGCGCCACCGCCCCGTACCTACCGGCTGGTCAACCAGGGCGCCGGCACCCGCGAGGTCGCCGAGGCCGTCAAGCTGATCCGCGAGGCCAAGAGTCCGGTCCTGCTGGTCGGCCACGGCGTGCACACCACCCGTACCCAACAACAGGTCAGGGAGCTGGCCGAGCTGATGGCCTGCCCGGTGATCCAGACCTCCGGCGGCACCTCGTTCATCCCGGGACTGCAGGAGCGGACATTCCCCTACTTGTTCTCCCCGGCGGCCAACGACGCGGTCGAGGAATCCGACCTGTGCGTCGCGCTGGGTACCGAACTCGGTGAGCCGATGCACTACGGCCGGACCCAGCATTGGGCGGGCAACAATGCGAACCGCAAATGGGTTCTGGTCGAGCAGGATCCGACCGCCATCGGCGTCAACCGCCCGGTCGACGTGGCGCTGGTCGGCGATCTGCGCGGTGTCGTGCCACAGCTGGTCGCCGCGCTCAAGGATTCTGCACGCAAACCCACGCCCGCGCTGGCAACCCTGGTTGAAAAGGATGCGAAAGAGCTTGCGGACGTGGCGGAATCGGCACCGTCTGGACGCTCGCCGATCCACCCGGCGCGCTACGTGGTCGAGGCCACCAAGGCGTTCAACGAACTCGAGGATGGCATCATGGTGCGCGACGGCGGCGCGACCGTGATCTTCGGTTGGACCTACTCGCAGTCCAAGCCGCGCGACGTCATCTGGAACCAGAACTTCGGCCACCTCGGCACCGGACTGCCCTACGCGGTCGGAGCGTCCGTCGCCGAGGGCGGCAACCGCCCGGTGATGCTGCTGACCAGCGACTCCGCCTTCCTCTTCCATATTGCCGAGTTGGAAACCGCTGCGCGGCAAAACCTTCCGCTGGTATGCGTGGTGGGCGTCGACCACCAGTGGGGCCTGGAAGTCGGCGTGTACAAGCGCACCTTCTCCCAGCCGTCGCCGCAGCCCGGTGTGCACTGGAGCAAGGACGTCCGGATGGACAAGGTTGCCGAGGGCTTCGGCTGCCACGGTGAATACGTCGAGAAGGAAGAGGAGATCGGCCCGGCGATCGCTCGCGCCTACGCCAGTGGCAAAGTCGGTGTAGTGCACGTGTGCATCGACCCCAAGGCCAACTCCGAGGAGATGCCCAAGTACGACCGATTCCGGACCTGGTATGCCGAAGGCAC
- a CDS encoding CaiB/BaiF CoA transferase family protein — MTGVRVVDLTAMVMGPYCTQILADMGADVIKVEPPQGDNTRYISVGPAPGMSGVFVNVNRGKRSVVLDLQTEAGTAALRALVETADVFIHSMRAKAIAKLGFGYDDVAAINPAIVYTNCYGYGRRGPDHDRPAYDDTIQAECGLPAVQQQLTGEADYVGTIMADKIAGLTALYATTMALFHRERTGEGQEVEVAMFETMASFMLVEHANGAMFDPPLGPAVYPRTVAPNRRPYRTSDGYIAALIYNDKHWNAFMEAVQPPWASELYSTLEQRAREIDTVYGLVAETMKERSTAQWLTLLRQLEIPVAPLNTPGALFDDPHLAAVGMFETVDTPHGPVRFPGVPTWFSQTPGRVAGPAPELGADTAAVLDELGLAFDPKPG, encoded by the coding sequence ATGACCGGGGTGCGCGTGGTCGACCTCACCGCAATGGTGATGGGACCGTACTGCACGCAGATCTTGGCCGACATGGGTGCCGACGTCATCAAAGTCGAACCGCCCCAAGGGGATAACACTCGCTACATCTCGGTGGGTCCGGCGCCTGGCATGAGCGGGGTATTCGTCAATGTCAACCGGGGCAAGCGCAGCGTCGTGCTGGACCTGCAAACCGAGGCGGGAACCGCTGCGCTGCGCGCTCTCGTCGAGACCGCCGACGTATTCATCCACTCGATGCGCGCCAAGGCAATCGCGAAGCTCGGCTTCGGCTATGACGATGTCGCCGCCATCAATCCCGCAATCGTCTACACCAATTGCTACGGGTATGGGCGACGCGGACCCGATCACGACCGTCCCGCCTACGACGACACGATTCAGGCCGAATGCGGCCTGCCCGCGGTGCAGCAGCAATTGACCGGTGAGGCCGATTACGTCGGCACCATCATGGCCGACAAGATCGCCGGGCTGACGGCGCTGTACGCGACGACGATGGCGTTGTTTCACCGCGAGCGCACCGGTGAGGGGCAAGAGGTCGAGGTCGCCATGTTCGAAACCATGGCGTCGTTCATGCTCGTCGAACACGCCAACGGTGCCATGTTCGACCCTCCCCTGGGGCCGGCGGTGTATCCGCGCACCGTGGCGCCCAACCGCCGCCCGTATCGCACCAGCGATGGCTACATCGCGGCGTTGATCTACAACGACAAACACTGGAACGCCTTCATGGAAGCCGTGCAGCCGCCGTGGGCCAGCGAGCTGTATTCGACGCTGGAACAGCGCGCTCGCGAGATCGACACCGTCTACGGGCTGGTCGCCGAGACGATGAAGGAGCGTTCCACCGCCCAGTGGCTAACGCTGTTGCGCCAACTCGAGATACCGGTCGCGCCGCTGAACACCCCCGGCGCGCTCTTCGACGATCCGCATCTGGCCGCCGTCGGCATGTTCGAGACGGTGGACACCCCGCACGGGCCGGTGCGCTTCCCCGGCGTGCCCACCTGGTTCTCGCAGACGCCGGGCCGCGTCGCGGGGCCGGCACCAGAGCTCGGCGCCGACACCGCGGCCGTCCTCGACGAACTCGGCCTGGCTTTCGACCCGAAGCCGGGATAG
- a CDS encoding GntR family transcriptional regulator — protein MPQTIAGDQGYLQIARTLRKEIVDGVYPVGSQLPTEHQLCERFAVSRYTVREALRRLREDNLVASRPRAGTRVVPRPASSSYAQDAMSIDDLLAFAAGAQLTIESNAMVTIDEELAAATGLEVGTQWLSVRGYRQADGASVPMCRTEYYISRSFAAVGRLLQRHAGPIFPLIEDLFGVSVAALHQEIAAVLLSPDLADGLGVEAGTAALQMRRTYTTSDGEVAQVTINTHLSSRFRYAMTMRRVTGQATPR, from the coding sequence ATGCCCCAGACCATCGCGGGTGACCAAGGCTACCTACAGATCGCACGCACGCTGCGCAAGGAGATCGTCGACGGCGTCTACCCGGTGGGCTCGCAGCTGCCGACCGAACACCAACTGTGCGAGCGCTTCGCGGTGAGTCGCTATACCGTCCGCGAGGCGCTGCGCCGACTGCGCGAGGACAACCTGGTCGCGTCTCGACCGCGGGCGGGCACCCGGGTGGTGCCCAGGCCGGCATCGAGTTCCTATGCCCAGGATGCGATGTCAATCGACGACCTCCTCGCGTTCGCGGCCGGCGCGCAACTGACCATCGAATCCAACGCGATGGTGACGATCGACGAGGAGCTGGCCGCTGCGACCGGACTCGAGGTCGGCACCCAGTGGCTCTCGGTACGCGGCTACCGGCAGGCCGACGGCGCGTCGGTGCCGATGTGCCGAACCGAGTACTACATCAGCCGCAGTTTCGCCGCGGTCGGCAGGTTGCTGCAACGGCATGCCGGCCCCATTTTTCCGCTGATCGAGGATCTGTTCGGCGTCAGCGTCGCTGCGTTGCATCAGGAGATCGCCGCCGTCTTGCTGTCGCCGGACCTGGCCGACGGCCTGGGCGTCGAAGCGGGAACGGCTGCCCTGCAGATGCGGCGCACCTACACGACCTCCGACGGCGAGGTGGCTCAGGTAACGATCAACACCCACCTGTCGTCGAGGTTTCGGTACGCGATGACCATGCGTCGCGTCACTGGTCAGGCCACCCCCAGATGA
- a CDS encoding aromatic ring-hydroxylating oxygenase subunit alpha, protein MTDVAKGVNSEAAEELSRPTTIGVEAYISGDYARAERDKLWRRVWQQVGRVEELPEVGSYLTYDILDDSIIVVRTGSNGFHAHHNVCMHRGRRLIDTPEGAKNACARARKSFVCGFHGWTYGLDGACTHIREQQDWQEALTPDNTHLRPVRVDTWGGWLWINMDPDCEPLADYLFPAAKILDPFGLENMRYKWRKWLSFDCNWKVALEAFNETYHVYTTHPEFNKFGEFKGWAKVQGKHSHIGYDAPEDMEATKSKIRLGTGADPRVSTAQMQVYTMEETNATTTQTLVNAAKRLVDELPEGTPADKVLEHWLASARRDDEARGVIWPTIPTDILGQAGTAWQIFPNFQIGQGLTSALCYGARPHPSYNPDKCIFEVSVFELYPKGEEPQTEWEYTPVGDPRWRSVLPQDFSNMAAVQQGMKSLGFAGTKPNPYRERSTVNLHYQLSRYMGVGEPQELSGKE, encoded by the coding sequence ATGACAGACGTGGCCAAAGGCGTGAATTCCGAAGCGGCCGAAGAACTATCGAGGCCGACGACCATCGGCGTGGAGGCCTACATCTCCGGGGACTATGCCCGCGCCGAGCGTGACAAGCTGTGGCGCCGGGTCTGGCAGCAGGTCGGGCGCGTCGAAGAGTTGCCCGAGGTGGGCAGCTACCTCACCTACGACATCCTCGACGACTCGATCATCGTGGTGCGTACCGGCAGCAACGGATTTCACGCTCACCACAACGTCTGCATGCACCGTGGCCGGCGGCTGATCGACACACCCGAAGGTGCCAAGAATGCTTGTGCCCGAGCGCGTAAGTCGTTCGTCTGCGGCTTCCACGGCTGGACCTATGGTCTCGACGGCGCGTGCACTCACATCCGCGAGCAGCAGGACTGGCAGGAAGCGCTGACGCCGGACAACACCCATCTGCGGCCGGTCCGGGTCGACACCTGGGGCGGGTGGCTGTGGATCAACATGGACCCCGACTGTGAGCCGCTGGCGGACTACCTGTTCCCCGCCGCGAAGATTCTGGATCCGTTCGGCTTAGAGAACATGCGCTACAAATGGCGCAAGTGGCTGTCCTTCGACTGCAACTGGAAAGTCGCGCTGGAGGCGTTCAACGAGACCTACCACGTCTACACCACCCATCCGGAGTTCAATAAATTCGGCGAATTCAAGGGCTGGGCGAAAGTGCAAGGCAAGCACAGCCACATCGGCTATGACGCACCCGAGGACATGGAAGCCACCAAGTCCAAGATCCGCCTCGGCACCGGCGCCGACCCGCGTGTGTCTACCGCCCAGATGCAGGTGTACACGATGGAGGAAACCAACGCCACCACCACGCAGACGCTGGTGAATGCCGCCAAGCGGCTGGTCGACGAGTTGCCGGAGGGGACACCGGCCGACAAGGTTCTCGAGCACTGGCTGGCGTCCGCCCGTCGCGACGACGAGGCGCGCGGGGTGATCTGGCCGACGATTCCCACAGACATCCTGGGGCAGGCCGGCACCGCGTGGCAGATTTTTCCAAACTTCCAGATCGGGCAGGGTCTGACCAGCGCGCTGTGCTACGGCGCGCGGCCGCACCCCAGCTATAACCCCGACAAGTGCATCTTCGAGGTGTCGGTCTTCGAGCTCTACCCCAAAGGCGAAGAACCGCAGACGGAGTGGGAATACACGCCGGTCGGTGACCCGAGGTGGCGGTCGGTACTTCCGCAAGACTTCTCCAATATGGCCGCCGTGCAGCAGGGCATGAAATCGCTGGGCTTTGCGGGCACCAAGCCCAACCCATACCGGGAACGCAGCACGGTCAACTTGCACTACCAATTATCCAGGTACATGGGTGTCGGTGAGCCCCAAGAGCTTTCAGGTAAGGAGTAA
- a CDS encoding SMP-30/gluconolactonase/LRE family protein, with product MAISTQPSRYPATHPVDVAEGWELERVTAPSRLFGANGLRTGPDGRIYIAQVTGSQISALDHRTGELMTASPKGGDIVAPDDVAFDDHGNLYATEVMDGRVSVRDTGGRTRVLRDDVPSANGITFHQGRLFIGECRAGGRLLEFDLAGGPPRVLLENVPSPNAMEVGPDGLLYFPVMGANEIWRIDPDGGEPQCVASDLGVPDSVKFDAHGHIVSTQVASGQVLRIDPRSGERQLLAQLNPGLDNCAFVGEQLFVSNFTGEITEISPDGTTRSVLPGGLNWPLDLAVGHDGRLYIADGTYFYVALPDGTLHTAGMLFSFGYPGFLRGLVAGGPGEFVVTTSGGQVSRYRPEANETEVLADGFDQLYGVTLSRGGVVFAELGTGRVLSLQSGGTEVLATGLCEPVGVAIDPDGACLVAEAGAGRVVRVNGSKIDTVVANLERPQGILVQDGVLYVVDAGAKELVAFDLTRSARRTIASGLPVGPPPGVTPKPLQGMPPFSGPQGPFAGITAAADGTIFISADGDGSVLALRKDGG from the coding sequence ATGGCGATCTCTACGCAGCCCTCGCGGTACCCGGCGACGCACCCCGTCGACGTCGCCGAGGGTTGGGAGCTCGAACGAGTCACGGCGCCCAGTCGGCTGTTCGGTGCCAACGGGTTGCGTACCGGGCCGGACGGTCGCATCTACATCGCCCAGGTCACCGGCAGTCAGATCAGCGCGCTGGATCACCGCACCGGGGAACTCATGACCGCGAGCCCCAAGGGCGGCGACATCGTGGCGCCCGACGACGTCGCGTTCGACGATCACGGCAACCTGTATGCGACCGAGGTGATGGACGGCCGCGTCAGCGTGCGCGACACCGGCGGCCGGACGCGGGTGTTGCGTGACGACGTGCCGTCGGCCAACGGCATCACCTTTCATCAGGGCCGGCTGTTCATCGGTGAATGCCGTGCGGGCGGACGGTTGCTGGAGTTCGACCTGGCCGGCGGGCCGCCACGGGTGCTCTTGGAGAACGTGCCCTCACCGAATGCGATGGAGGTCGGCCCGGACGGCCTGCTCTATTTCCCGGTGATGGGCGCCAACGAAATCTGGCGTATCGACCCCGATGGGGGCGAACCACAGTGCGTCGCTAGTGATCTCGGCGTGCCTGATTCGGTCAAGTTCGACGCGCACGGCCATATCGTTTCGACGCAGGTGGCGAGCGGACAGGTGCTGCGCATCGATCCCCGCAGCGGCGAACGGCAACTGCTCGCCCAGCTGAATCCGGGCCTGGACAACTGCGCCTTCGTCGGTGAGCAGCTGTTCGTCTCCAACTTCACCGGCGAGATCACCGAGATATCTCCGGATGGCACAACGCGATCCGTGTTGCCCGGCGGGCTCAACTGGCCGCTGGACCTCGCGGTGGGCCACGACGGACGGCTCTACATCGCCGACGGCACCTACTTTTACGTCGCCCTGCCCGACGGGACCTTGCACACCGCGGGCATGCTGTTCAGCTTCGGCTATCCCGGATTCCTGCGCGGCCTAGTCGCCGGCGGGCCCGGCGAGTTCGTCGTCACGACGTCCGGCGGTCAGGTCAGTCGCTACCGGCCCGAGGCGAACGAAACCGAGGTGCTGGCAGACGGTTTCGACCAGCTCTACGGTGTCACGCTGAGTCGCGGCGGTGTGGTGTTCGCGGAGCTGGGCACCGGGCGGGTGTTGTCGCTGCAGTCCGGCGGCACCGAGGTGCTGGCCACCGGCCTGTGTGAGCCGGTCGGCGTCGCGATCGATCCCGACGGAGCCTGCCTGGTCGCCGAGGCCGGGGCGGGCCGGGTGGTCAGGGTGAACGGGTCGAAGATCGATACCGTTGTCGCGAATCTGGAACGCCCGCAAGGCATTCTGGTGCAAGACGGAGTGCTCTACGTCGTCGATGCCGGCGCCAAGGAGTTGGTCGCGTTCGACCTGACCAGGAGCGCTCGGCGCACGATCGCGTCCGGGCTGCCGGTCGGTCCGCCGCCCGGCGTCACGCCCAAGCCGCTGCAGGGCATGCCGCCGTTTTCCGGACCGCAGGGCCCGTTCGCCGGGATCACCGCCGCGGCCGACGGGACGATCTTCATCTCGGCCGACGGCGACGGCAGCGTGCTGGCACTGCGCAAGGACGGCGGCTGA
- a CDS encoding flavin-containing monooxygenase: MTPDLEKHQDGCGPTQTPDDFDIAALREKYRQEREKRLRKEGGAQYLELDGDLADLYEVDPYTPVADRAPIDEDIEVAVLGGGFAGLLSGAYLKKAGVQDVRVIDMAGDFGGVWYWNRFPGIQCDNDAYCYIPMLEELAFLPSKKFADGAEIFAHCQAMGKHFGLYDGAIFSTQVETMRWDETSKRWRLITNRGDDIRARFVVMAQGSYNKPKLPGIPGIKEYLDSGGHAFHSARWDYDYTGGDSNGGLHRLADKRVALVGTGATGVQLVPHLGRDAKQLFVFQRTPSSVDMRANTPTDPAWAAALQPGWQEERKRNFHNWSPFVGVVFGEPDLVCDFWTELGRNMTARIAASPDPASLGIEEIMAIREEEDYKIMERLRRRVAALVDDPDTAEALKPYYRFMCKRPCSSETYLPAFNLPNVTLVDVSESKGVERLTEKGIVANGVEYEVDCVVFASGFEISTEISRRFAVDVIEGRDGLSLFDYWHDRYQTLHGITTRGFPNQFFTGFIQGGVSANTTAMFEQQAEHIAYIIAEAHKRGATTVEPSQEGQDGWVKTVAELAIDNSAFEMSCTPGYYNNEGQGGAKDNGAFLGDFYSPGFYAFGDLIAEWRAKGDLEGLELS, encoded by the coding sequence ATGACTCCCGACCTGGAAAAGCACCAAGACGGTTGCGGGCCGACTCAGACGCCCGACGACTTCGACATCGCCGCGCTGCGCGAGAAATACCGCCAGGAGCGCGAAAAGCGGCTGCGCAAGGAGGGCGGCGCGCAGTACCTCGAACTCGACGGTGACCTGGCCGATCTCTACGAGGTGGACCCGTACACACCGGTGGCCGACCGCGCCCCGATCGACGAGGACATCGAGGTGGCCGTCCTCGGCGGCGGGTTCGCCGGGCTGTTGTCGGGCGCCTACCTGAAAAAGGCCGGCGTGCAGGATGTTCGGGTCATCGACATGGCGGGGGACTTCGGCGGAGTGTGGTACTGGAACCGCTTCCCGGGCATCCAATGCGACAACGATGCCTACTGCTACATCCCGATGCTCGAGGAGCTCGCCTTCCTGCCGAGCAAGAAGTTCGCCGACGGCGCCGAGATCTTCGCGCACTGCCAGGCCATGGGTAAGCACTTTGGCCTCTATGACGGCGCGATCTTCTCAACGCAGGTCGAGACCATGCGCTGGGACGAGACGAGCAAGCGCTGGCGACTGATCACCAACCGCGGCGACGACATCCGCGCGCGGTTCGTGGTGATGGCGCAGGGCTCATACAACAAGCCGAAGCTGCCCGGTATCCCCGGTATCAAGGAGTACCTGGACAGCGGCGGCCACGCGTTCCATTCCGCACGCTGGGACTACGATTACACCGGCGGCGACTCTAACGGCGGCCTGCATAGGCTGGCCGACAAGCGGGTCGCACTCGTCGGCACCGGGGCTACCGGCGTCCAGCTGGTGCCGCATCTCGGCCGGGATGCCAAGCAGCTCTTCGTGTTCCAGCGCACCCCGTCGTCGGTGGACATGCGCGCCAACACGCCCACCGACCCGGCCTGGGCGGCGGCTCTGCAGCCCGGTTGGCAGGAGGAGCGCAAGCGTAACTTCCACAACTGGTCACCGTTTGTCGGGGTGGTCTTCGGCGAACCAGATCTGGTGTGCGACTTCTGGACCGAATTGGGCCGCAACATGACCGCCCGGATTGCGGCCAGCCCGGATCCCGCCTCGCTGGGGATCGAGGAGATCATGGCGATCCGGGAGGAAGAGGACTACAAGATCATGGAGCGGCTGCGCCGCCGCGTGGCCGCGCTGGTCGACGACCCCGACACCGCCGAGGCGCTCAAGCCGTACTACCGCTTCATGTGCAAGCGGCCGTGTTCGAGCGAAACGTACCTCCCGGCGTTCAACCTGCCCAACGTGACGTTGGTGGACGTGTCGGAATCCAAGGGAGTGGAACGCCTGACGGAAAAGGGCATCGTCGCCAACGGCGTCGAGTACGAGGTCGATTGCGTCGTATTCGCCAGCGGGTTCGAGATCTCCACGGAGATCAGTCGGCGCTTTGCGGTCGACGTCATCGAGGGCCGAGACGGGCTGTCGCTGTTCGACTACTGGCACGACAGGTACCAGACGCTGCACGGCATTACCACCCGCGGTTTCCCCAACCAGTTCTTCACCGGCTTCATCCAGGGGGGCGTCTCGGCCAACACCACCGCGATGTTCGAGCAACAGGCCGAGCACATCGCCTACATCATCGCCGAGGCGCATAAACGCGGCGCGACCACCGTCGAACCCAGTCAAGAGGGCCAGGACGGCTGGGTCAAAACGGTCGCCGAACTCGCGATCGACAACTCGGCATTCGAGATGTCCTGCACCCCTGGCTATTACAACAATGAGGGTCAGGGTGGCGCCAAAGACAATGGTGCGTTCCTCGGTGATTTCTACTCGCCGGGCTTCTACGCCTTCGGTGACCTGATCGCCGAGTGGCGCGCCAAGGGTGACCTGGAAGGCCTTGAGCTTTCGTGA
- a CDS encoding SDR family NAD(P)-dependent oxidoreductase, protein MDERADPLRLDGRVVVVSGAGGGGIGTTVTAMTAGAGATVIAVSRSKENLDEHIDPLAAHGLAVVPVVADASTDEGIATVIEHARRAEGNLYGLVNVAGGAQPSTWMPSTRVTRSDWRKIFTDNLETAFFMSQAVASELVAQRQPGSIVSISSISGMNTAPFHIAYGTAKAAIVAMTRTMAVELAESGVRVNAVAPGVTETAASRTYVDEDPERDRQAIAMGRRGRPEEQAGAILFLLSEMSSYITGQTLLVDGGLDLKWTHLGADNTSLFLKDESFRAEIRRM, encoded by the coding sequence ATGGACGAGCGCGCGGATCCTCTACGGCTCGACGGCCGCGTCGTGGTGGTTTCCGGCGCCGGCGGCGGCGGCATCGGCACCACCGTCACGGCCATGACCGCCGGCGCCGGCGCCACGGTGATCGCGGTCAGCCGGTCGAAGGAAAACCTGGACGAGCACATCGATCCGCTGGCCGCCCACGGGCTGGCCGTGGTGCCCGTTGTCGCCGACGCGTCCACCGACGAGGGCATCGCCACGGTGATCGAGCACGCGCGCCGCGCCGAGGGCAACTTGTACGGGCTGGTCAATGTGGCCGGCGGAGCGCAACCGTCGACGTGGATGCCGTCGACCCGGGTGACGCGCAGCGACTGGCGCAAGATCTTCACCGACAATCTCGAAACGGCGTTCTTTATGAGCCAGGCCGTGGCGAGCGAACTCGTCGCGCAGCGACAGCCGGGATCGATCGTGTCGATCTCCTCGATCAGCGGTATGAACACCGCCCCGTTTCACATCGCCTACGGGACGGCCAAGGCCGCGATCGTCGCGATGACCCGCACGATGGCCGTCGAGTTGGCGGAATCGGGAGTCCGGGTGAACGCGGTGGCGCCCGGCGTCACCGAGACGGCGGCGTCGCGCACCTACGTCGACGAGGACCCCGAACGGGACCGACAGGCAATCGCGATGGGCCGGCGCGGGCGGCCCGAGGAGCAGGCCGGCGCGATCCTGTTCCTGCTGTCTGAGATGTCGAGCTACATCACCGGTCAGACCCTGCTTGTCGACGGCGGGCTGGACCTCAAATGGACCCATCTCGGCGCCGACAACACATCGCTCTTCCTCAAGGACGAATCCTTCCGCGCCGAGATTAGGAGGATGTGA